The following are from one region of the Camelus dromedarius isolate mCamDro1 chromosome 16, mCamDro1.pat, whole genome shotgun sequence genome:
- the ERBB2 gene encoding receptor tyrosine-protein kinase erbB-2: protein MELAAWCRWGLLLALLPSGAAGTQVCTGTDMKLRLPASPETHLDMLRYLYQGCQVVQGNLELTYLPANASLSFLQDIQEVQGYVLIAHNQVSRVPLQRLRIVRGTQLFEDNYALAVLDNADLLESATPAVGATPGGLQELQLRSLTEILKGGVLIQRNPQLCYQDTILWKDIFHKNNQPALMLIDTNRSRDCPPCSPACKASHCWGESSEDCQSLTGTVCASGCARCKGPQPTDCCHEQCAAGCTGPKHSDCLACLHFNHSGICELHCPALVTYNTDTFESMPNPEGRYTFGASCVTACPYNYLSTDVGSCTLVCPLNNQEVTAEDGTQRCEKCSKPCARVCYGLGMEHLREVRAVTSANIQEFTGCKKIFGSLAFLPESFEGDPASNTGPLQPEQLRVFESLEEITGYLYISAWPDSLPDLSVFQNLRVIRGRILHEGAYSLTLQGLGISWLGLRSLRELGSGLALIHRNAHLCFVHTVPWDQLFRNPHQALLHSANRPEDECVGKGLTCHSLCAHGHCWGPGPTQCVNCSQFLRGQECVEECRVLQGVPREYVKDRHCLPCHPECQPQNGSVTCSGSEADQCVACTHYKDPPFCVARCPSGVKPDLSFMPIWKFPDEEGTCQPCPINCTHSCVDLDDKGCPAEQRASPVTSIIAAVVGILLAVVMGLVFGILIKRRRQKIRKYTMRRLLQETELVEPLTPSGAMPNQAQMRILKETELRKVKVLGSGAFGTVYKGIWIPDGENVKIPVAIKVLRENTSPKANKEILDEAYVMAGVGSPYVSRLLGICLTSTVQLVTQLMPYGCLLDHVREHRGRLGSQDLLNWCVQIAKGMSYLEDVRLVHRDLAARNVLVKSPNHVKITDFGLARLLDIDETEYHADGGKVPIKWMALESILRRRFTHQSDVWSYGVTVWELMTFGAKPYDGIPAREIPDLLEKGERLPQPPICTIDVYMIMVKCWMIDSECRPRFRELVAEFSRMARDPQRFVVIQNEDLGPASPLDSTFYRSLLEDDDMGDLVDAEEYLVPQQGFFCPDPALGAGGTAHRRHRSTSTRSGGGELMLGLEPSEEEPPKSPLAPSEGAGSDVFDGDLGMGAAKGLQTLPQHDSSPLQRYSEDPTGPLPPETDGYVAPLTCSPQPEYVNQPEVRPQPPSPLEGPLPPSRPAGATLERPKTLSPGKNGVVKDVFAFGAAVENPEYLAPQGRAAPQSRPSPAFSPAFDNLYYWDQDPSERGAPPSTFEGTPTAENPEYLGLDAPV, encoded by the exons TGTGCACCGGCACGGACATGAAGCTGCGGCTCCCAGCCAGTCCCGAGACCCACCTGGACATGCTCCGCTACCTCTACCAGGGCTGTCAGGTGGTACAGGGTAACCTGGAGCTCACCTACCTGCCCGCTAACGccagcctctccttcctgcaG GATATCCAGGAGGTGCAGGGCTACGTCCTCATCGCTCACAACCAGGTGAGTCGGGTCCCACTGCAGAGGCTGCGAATCGTGCGAGGCACCCAGCTCTTTGAGGACAACTACGCCCTGGCTGTGCTGGACAATGCAGACCTTCTGGAAAGTGCCACCCCTGCTGTAGGGGCCACCCCAGGAGGGCTACAGGAACTGCAGCTGCGAAGCCTCACAG AGATCCTGAAGGGAGGGGTCCTGATCCAGCGAAACCCCCAGCTTTGCTACCAGGACACGATTTTGTGGAAGGACATCTTCCACAAGAACAACCAGCCGGCCCTCATGCTGATAGACACCAACCGCTCGCGGGACT gCCCACCCTGTTCTCCAGCTTGTAAAGCTTCCCACTGCTGGGGAGAAAGTTCCGAGGACTGTCAGAGCT TGACAGGAACCGTCTGTGCCAGTGGCTGTGCCCGCTGTAAGGGTCCGCAGCCCACTGACTGCTGCCATGAGCAGTGTGCTGCCGGCTGCACGGGCCCCAAGCACTCTGACTGCCTG GCCTGCCTCCACTTCAACCACAGCGGCATCTGTGAGCTGCATTGCCCGGCTCTGGTCACCTACAACACGGACACCTTCGAGTCCATGCCCAACCCCGAGGGCCGTTATACCTTtggtgccagctgtgtgaccgCCTGTCCTT ACAACTACCTGTCTACGGACGTGGGATCCTGCACTCTGGTTTGTCCCCTGAACAACCAAGAGGTGACAGCCGAGGATGGAACCCAGCGATGTGAGAAGTGCAGCAAGCCCTGTGCCCGAG TGTGCTATGGTCTGGGCATGGAACACCTGCGGGAGGTGAGGGCAGTCACCAGTGCCAATATCCAGGAGTTTACCGGCTGCAAGAAGATCTTTGGGAGCCTGGCATTTCTGCCAGAGAGCTTTGAAGG GGACCCAGCCTCCAACACTGGCCCCCTCCAGCCTGAGCAGCTCAGAGTGTTTGAGTCTCTGGAGGAGATCACAG GTTACCTGTACATCTCAGCATGGCCAGACAGCCTGCCTGACCTCAGTGTCTTCCAGAACCTGCGAGTAATCCGGGGACGAATTCTGCATGA GGGTGCCTACTCGCTGACCCTGCAAGGGCTGGGCATCAGCTGGCTGGGGCTGCGCTCACTGCGGGAACTGGGCAGTGGGCTGGCCCTCATCCACCGCAACGCCCACCTCTGCTTCGTACACACGGTGCCCTGGGACCAGCTCTTCCGGAACCCCCACCAGGCCCTGCTCCACAGTGCTAACCGGCCAGAGGATGAGTGCG tGGGCAAGGGCCTGACCTGCCACTCGCTGTGTGCCCATGGGCATTGCTGGGGTCCGGGACCCACCCAGTGTGTCAACTGCAGCCAGTTCCTTCGGGGTCAGGAGTGCGTGGAGGAATGCCGAGTACTGCAGGG GGTCCCCCGGGAGTACGTGAAGGACAGGCACTGTCTGCCGTGCCACCCCGAGTGTCAGCCCCAGAACGGCTCGGTGACCTGCTCTGGCTCG gAGGCTGACCAGTGTGTGGCTTGCACCCACTACAAGGATCCTCCATTCTGCGTGGCTCGCTGCCCCAGTGGTGTGAAGCCTGACCTCTCGTTCATGCCCATCTGGAAGTTCCCAGATGAGGAGGGCACGTGCCAGCCGTGCCCCATCAACTGCACCCACTC CTGTGTGGACCTGGATGACAAGGGCTGCCCCGCTGAGCAGAGAGCCAG CCCTGTGACGTCCATCATTGCCGCTGTGGTGGGCATTCTGCTGGCCGTAGTCATGGGGCTGGTCTTCGGCATCCTAATTAAGCGAAGGCGGCAGAAGATCCGGAAGTACACGATGCGGAGGCTGCTGCAGGAAACCGAG ctgGTGGAGCCCCTGACCCCAAGCGGAGCGATGCCCAATCAAGCTCAGATGCGGATCTTGAAAGAGACGGAGCTGAGGAAGGTGAAGGTGCTTGGATCCGGAGCTTTCGGCACAGTCTACAAG GGCATCTGGATCCCTGATGGGGAAAATGTGAAAATCCCAGTGGCCATCAAAGTGTTGAGGGAAAACACATCCCCCAAAGCCAACAAAGAAATCTTGGAT GAAGCATATGTGATGGCTGGAGTAGGCTCCCCATATGTGTCCCGCCTCCTGGGCATTTGCCTGACATCCACGGTGCAGCTGGTGACACAGCTCATGCCCTACGGCTGCCTCCTGGACCACGTCCGAGAACACCGCGGGCGCCTGGGCTCCCAGGACCTGTTGAACTGGTGTGTGCAGATTGCCAAG GGGATGAGCTACTTGGAGGATGTGCGGCTTGTGCACAGGGACCTGGCTGCCCGCAATGTGCTGGTCAAGAGTCCCAACCACGTCAAGATTACAGACTTTGGGCTGGCTCGGCTACTGGACATTGATGAGACGGAGTACCACGCAGATGGGGGCAAG GTGCCCATCAAGTGGATGGCATTGGAGTCCATTCTCCGCCGGCGGTTCACCCACCAGAGTGATGTGTGGAGCTATG GTGTGACTGTGTGGGAGCTGATGACTTTTGGGGCCAAACCTTATGATGGAATCCCAGCCCGGGAGATCCCTGACCTGCTGGAGAAGGGGGAACGGCTGCCCCAGCCCCCCATCTGCACCATTGATGTCTACATGATCATGGTCAAAT GTTGGATGATTGACTCTGAATGTCGGCCGAGGTTCCGGGAATTGGTGGCCGAATTCTCCCGCATGGCCAGGGACCCCCAGCGTTTTGTGGTCATCCAG aatGAGGACTTGGGCCCTGCCAGCCCTTTGGACAGCACCTTCTACCGCTCACTGCTGGAGGATGACGACATGGGGGATCTGGTGGATGCTGAGGAGTACCTAGTACCCCAGCAGGGCTTCTTCtgcccagaccctgccctgggcGCTGGGGGCACAGCCCACCGCAGGCACCGCAGCACATCCACCAGG AGTGGCGGTGGTGAGCTGATGCTGGGGCTGGAGCCCTCTGAGGAGGAGCCCCCCAAGTCTCCACTGGCACCTTCAGAAGGGGCTGGCTCTGATGTATTTGACGGCGACTTGGGAATGGGGGCAGCCAAGGGGCTACAGACCCTCCCCCAGCATGACTCCAGCCCTCTACAGCGGTACAGTGAGGACCCCACAGGACCCCTGCCTCCTGAGACCGATGGCTACGTTGCCCCTCTGACCTGCAGCCCCCAACCCG AATACGTGAACCAGCCAGAGGTTCGACCACAGCCACCCTCACCCCTAGAGggtcctctgcctccttctcgaCCTGCTGGTGCCACTCTGGAAAGGCCCAAGACTCTTTCCCCAGGGAAGAATGGCGTTGTCAAAGACGTTTTTGCCTTTGGGGCTGCTGTGGAGAACCCTGAGTACTTGGCACCCCAAGGCAGGGCTGCCCCTCAGTCTCGCCCTTCTCCAGCCTTCAGCCCAGCCTTTGACAACCTCTATTACTGGGACCAGGACCCATCAGAGCGGGGCGCTCCACCCAGCACCTTTGAAGGGACCCCTACAGCAGAGAACCCCGAGTACCTGGGTCTGGACGCTCCAGTATGA
- the MIEN1 gene encoding migration and invasion enhancer 1 → MSGETGPTSLAPPPGEIEPGSGVRIVVEYCEPCGFEATYLELASAVKEQYPGIEIESRLGGTGAFEIEINGQLVFSKLENGGFPYEKDLIEAIRRASNGEPLEKITNSRPPCVIL, encoded by the exons ATGAGTGGGGAGACCGGACCGACGTCCTTAGCGCCCCCTCCTGGGGAGATCGAACCGGGCAGTGGGGTCCGCATCGTTGTTGAGTACTG TGAACCCTGTGGCTTCGAGGCGACCTACCTGGAGCTGGCCAGTGCCGTGAAGGAGCAGTATCCTGGCATTGAGATCGAGTCGCGCCTGGGGGGCACAG GGGCCTTTGAGATCGAGATCAATGGACAGCTGGTGTTCTCTAAGCTGGAGAATGGAGGCTTTCCTTATGAGAAAGAT CTCATTGAGGCCATCCGAAGAGCCAGTAACGGAGAACCCCTAGAAAAGATCACCAATAGCCGCCCTCCCTGCGTCATCCTGTGA
- the GRB7 gene encoding growth factor receptor-bound protein 7 isoform X1, whose protein sequence is MELGLSPPHLSSSPEDLYLAPGTPPGTPPPPDVPLSGEVKRSQPLPIPTGRKLLREEELRSTSLPSIPNPFPELCSPPSQTPILGGPSCARGLLPRDTSCPHVIKVYSEDGACRSVEVAAGATARYVCDMLVQRSHSLSDENWGLVECHPHLALERGLEDHESVVEVQAAWPIGGDSRFVFRKNFAKYELFKSTPHSLFPEKMVSSCLDTHTGISHEDLIQNFLNAGSFPEIQGFLQLRGSGRKLWKRFFCFLRRSGLYYSTKGTSKDPRHLQYVADVNESNVYVVTQGRKLYGMPTDFGFCIKPNKLRNGHKGLRVFCSEDEQSRTCWLAAFRLFKYGVQLYKNYQQAQCRHLRPPCVGSPPLRSVSDNTLVAMDFSGHAGRVIENPREALSAALEEAQAWRKKTNHRLSLPTPSSGTSLSAAIHRTQPWFHGRISREESQRLIRQQGLVDGLFLVRESQRNPQGFVLSLCHMQKVKHYLILPSEEEGRLYFSMDEGQTRFTDLLQLVEFHQLNRGILPCLLRHCCTRVAL, encoded by the exons ATGGAGCTGGGTCTGTCTCCACCTCATCTCAGCAGCTCCCCGGAAGACCTGTACCTGGCCCCTGGGACCCCTCCTGGGACTCCCCCGCCTCCCGATGTCCCCCTGTCTGGGGAGGTGAAAAGGTCCCAGCCTCTGCCCATTCCGACCGGCAG GAAACTTCTTCGTGAGGAGGAGCTGCGGTCAACCTCCCTACCCTCCATCCCCAACCCCTTTCCTGAGCTCTGCAGTCCTCCTTCACAGACCCCCATTCTTGGGGGGCCCTCCTGTGCAAGGGGGCTGCTCCCTAGAGACACCAGCTGTCCTCAC GTCATAAAGGTGTACAGCGAAGATGGGGCATGCCGGTCAGTGGAGGTGGCGGCGGGAGCCACAGCTCGCTACGTGTGTGACATGCTGGTGCAGCGATCTCACTCCCTGAGTGATGAGAACTGGGGGCTGGTGGAGTGCCACCCCCATCTAGCACTGG AGCGGGGCTTGGAGGACCATGAGTCGGTGGTGGAGGTGCAGGCTGCCTGGCCCATTGGAGGAGACAGCCGCTTCGTCTTCCGGAAAAACTTCGCCAAGTACGAGCTATTCAAGAGCACCCCG CACTCCCTGTTCCCAGAAAAGATGGTCTCCAGCTGTCTGGATACACACACGGGCATATCCCACGAGGACCTCATCCAG AACTTCCTGAATGCAGGCAGCTTCCCAGAGATCCAGGGCTTCCTGCAGCTGCGGGGATCAGGACGCAAGCTTTGGAAACGTTTCTTCTGCTTCCTCCGCCGATCTGGCCTGTATTACTCCACAAAGGGCACCTCCAAG GACCCGCGGCACCTGCAGTATGTAGCAGATGTGAACGAATCCAACGTGTATGTGGTGACTCAGGGCCGCAAGCTCTATGGGATGCCCACGGACTTCGGCTTCTGCATCAAG CCAAATAAGCTTCGAAATGGCCACAAGGGGCTTCGCGTCTTCTGCAGTGAGGATGAGCAGAGCCGCACCTGCTGGTTGGCTGCCTTCCGCCTCTTCAAG tACGGGGTGCAGCTGTATAAGAATTATCAGCAGGCACAGTGCCGCCACCTGCGCCCACCCTGCGTGGGCTCCCCGCCCTTG AGGAGCGTCTCAGACAACACCCTGGTGGCCATGGACTTCTCTGGCCATGCCGGGCGTGTCATCGAGAACCCCCGGGAGGCTCTGAGCGCAGCCCTGGAGGAGGCCCAGGCCTGGAGG AAGAAGACGAACCACCGTCTCAGCCTGCCCACCCCAAGCTCAGGCACGAGCCTCAGTGCAG ccatCCACCGCACCCAACCCTGGTTTCATGGACGCATTTCCCGAGAGGAGAGCCAGCGGCTCATCAGGCAGCAGGGCCTGGTAGACGG CCTCTTCCTGGTCCGAGAGAGTCAGCGGAACCCACAAGGCTTTGTCCTCTCTTTGTGCCACATGCAGAAAGTCAAACATTACCTCATCCTGCCG AGCGAGGAGGAGGGTCGCCTTTACTTCAGCATGGACGAGGGCCAGACCCGCTTCACCGACCTGCTGCAGCTCGTGGAGTTCCACCAGCTGAACCGCGGCATCCTGCCGTGCCTGCTGCGCCACTGCTGCACCCGCGTGGCCCTCTGA
- the GRB7 gene encoding growth factor receptor-bound protein 7 isoform X2: MELGLSPPHLSSSPEDLYLAPGTPPGTPPPPDVPLSGEVKRSQPLPIPTGRKLLREEELRSTSLPSIPNPFPELCSPPSQTPILGGPSCARGLLPRDTSCPHVIKVYSEDGACRSVEVAAGATARYVCDMLVQRSHSLSDENWGLVECHPHLALERGLEDHESVVEVQAAWPIGGDSRFVFRKNFAKYELFKSTPHSLFPEKMVSSCLDTHTGISHEDLIQNFLNAGSFPEIQGFLQLRGSGRKLWKRFFCFLRRSGLYYSTKGTSKDPRHLQYVADVNESNVYVVTQGRKLYGMPTDFGFCIKPNKLRNGHKGLRVFCSEDEQSRTCWLAAFRLFKYGVQLYKNYQQAQCRHLRPPCVGSPPLRSVSDNTLVAMDFSGHAGRVIENPREALSAALEEAQAWRKKTNHRLSLPTPSSGTSLSAASSWSERVSGTHKALSSLCATCRKSNITSSCRARRRVAFTSAWTRARPASPTCCSSWSSTS, encoded by the exons ATGGAGCTGGGTCTGTCTCCACCTCATCTCAGCAGCTCCCCGGAAGACCTGTACCTGGCCCCTGGGACCCCTCCTGGGACTCCCCCGCCTCCCGATGTCCCCCTGTCTGGGGAGGTGAAAAGGTCCCAGCCTCTGCCCATTCCGACCGGCAG GAAACTTCTTCGTGAGGAGGAGCTGCGGTCAACCTCCCTACCCTCCATCCCCAACCCCTTTCCTGAGCTCTGCAGTCCTCCTTCACAGACCCCCATTCTTGGGGGGCCCTCCTGTGCAAGGGGGCTGCTCCCTAGAGACACCAGCTGTCCTCAC GTCATAAAGGTGTACAGCGAAGATGGGGCATGCCGGTCAGTGGAGGTGGCGGCGGGAGCCACAGCTCGCTACGTGTGTGACATGCTGGTGCAGCGATCTCACTCCCTGAGTGATGAGAACTGGGGGCTGGTGGAGTGCCACCCCCATCTAGCACTGG AGCGGGGCTTGGAGGACCATGAGTCGGTGGTGGAGGTGCAGGCTGCCTGGCCCATTGGAGGAGACAGCCGCTTCGTCTTCCGGAAAAACTTCGCCAAGTACGAGCTATTCAAGAGCACCCCG CACTCCCTGTTCCCAGAAAAGATGGTCTCCAGCTGTCTGGATACACACACGGGCATATCCCACGAGGACCTCATCCAG AACTTCCTGAATGCAGGCAGCTTCCCAGAGATCCAGGGCTTCCTGCAGCTGCGGGGATCAGGACGCAAGCTTTGGAAACGTTTCTTCTGCTTCCTCCGCCGATCTGGCCTGTATTACTCCACAAAGGGCACCTCCAAG GACCCGCGGCACCTGCAGTATGTAGCAGATGTGAACGAATCCAACGTGTATGTGGTGACTCAGGGCCGCAAGCTCTATGGGATGCCCACGGACTTCGGCTTCTGCATCAAG CCAAATAAGCTTCGAAATGGCCACAAGGGGCTTCGCGTCTTCTGCAGTGAGGATGAGCAGAGCCGCACCTGCTGGTTGGCTGCCTTCCGCCTCTTCAAG tACGGGGTGCAGCTGTATAAGAATTATCAGCAGGCACAGTGCCGCCACCTGCGCCCACCCTGCGTGGGCTCCCCGCCCTTG AGGAGCGTCTCAGACAACACCCTGGTGGCCATGGACTTCTCTGGCCATGCCGGGCGTGTCATCGAGAACCCCCGGGAGGCTCTGAGCGCAGCCCTGGAGGAGGCCCAGGCCTGGAGG AAGAAGACGAACCACCGTCTCAGCCTGCCCACCCCAAGCTCAGGCACGAGCCTCAGTGCAG CCTCTTCCTGGTCCGAGAGAGTCAGCGGAACCCACAAGGCTTTGTCCTCTCTTTGTGCCACATGCAGAAAGTCAAACATTACCTCATCCTGCCG AGCGAGGAGGAGGGTCGCCTTTACTTCAGCATGGACGAGGGCCAGACCCGCTTCACCGACCTGCTGCAGCTCGTGGAGTTCCACCAGCTGA